Part of the Spirochaetia bacterium 38H-sp genome, CAGAGCCAACATAGCAGACGGAGACCTTATCCTCACAGACGAAAATGGAGATCTTTATTCCCTCTACTCCGGCACCTATGACGAAGTCCTGGTAACCATGGATAAAGACATATACATTGATGCTGTATACGAACCATACTCCGACACAACCTATACATCCGTTGCAGTATCTACATCCGACCCTGCAACAATCACACTCAGCGTAGCAAACTCCGGCCTTGCCGCCCCCCTCACCGTAAACAAAGATGCAGGAGAAAAACAGATCAACATATACTTTAACATATACAACACAATGAGCTGGAACAGCATAACAGACTCTATAGACGTCACCAAGCCCACGATGATAGCGGACACAATGGACCTGCCAGAAACACAAAACTGACAAAGACACTAGGAGGCTGCAAGATGCAGCCTCTTTTTTTATACCGAACGCAGAACCTGCGAGCCAAGGAGAAAAAAGCAGTAAAGACGCAGGTTCTGCTGCCTGCGGCACACAGAAAACGAAGACTCCACACACTCAACACCCAAAGACGCATCCAAGACACACTCTCCATACTACCTATAAAATCATATTATAAAGTGTTATAACTTTTTTACTTAGGCAGCAAAAATGGACATGCATAGCATGTCCATTTTTGTGTTCAATTTATATGTTTTATATGTTTTTTCTTATTCTTTCCGCAAGTTTTTTTCTGTAGTCTTCCCAGTCGTTTATAGGCCGTCCTGCCAGGCCCTCCTCGCATGCAGTTTTTGCCACTGCAACAGAGACATACTCTATAACCCGCCTGTCAAAGGGCTTGGGCACAATATAGCCTGGGCCAAAGGAAAAAGCTGCTCCGCCATACGCAGCTCTGACGTCATCCGTAACAGGCTGTCTTGCGAGCTCTGCAAGCGCGAGGGAAGCTGCCATCTTCATTCGCTCCGATATTCTGCGGGCACGTACATCAAGCGCACCGCGGAAAATAAAAGGAAAACCAAGCACGTTGTTTATCTGGTTGGGATAATCACTTCTGCCTGTAGCCATGATGATATCCTCACGGGCAGCAAGTGCATCCGGATAAGAAATCTCAGGGTCGGGATTTGCCATGGCAAAGATTATGGGTCTGTCTGCCATAGAACGCACCATGTCCTGTGACATAACTCCTGCTACGGACAGTCCGGCAAAAACGTCTGCATCCTTTATCACGTCCGCCAAAACACGTGCCGGACCACTCTGCGCAAACTCGCGCTTTTCATCGGTAAGATCATCGCGCGATTCTATGATAAGTCCTTTGCTATCGCACATAAAAAGGTTCTCACGTTTTACTCCAGCGGCAACAAACATTCTGGCACAGGATATCCCCGCAGCACCAGCTCCGTTTATAACAACTTTGAGGCTGTCCAGTTTTTTTTCTGCAAGTTCCGCAGCATTAATAAGGCCTGCTGTTGCAATAATAGCAGTGCCATGCTGGTCATCATGAAAAACAGGGATATCGCATAATTCTATGAGACGTTTTTCTATATAAAAGCACTCCGGAGCTTTGATATCCTCAAGATTGATGCCGCCAAAAGTAGGTTCAAGCAACTTGACAGTTCTTATAATCTCCTCCGGATCCTCACTGTCTATCTCTATATCAAAGACATCCACATCGGCAAAGCGCTTAAAAAGCACAGCTTTGCCTTCCATGACGGGTTTGCTGGCAAGTGCGCCTCTGTTGCCAAGACCAAGGATAGCAGTACCGTTGGATACAACAGCAACAAGGTTTCCTCTGGATGTATAGTCAAAAACAGCATCGGGATTATCTGCTATCTCCTTGACAGGTTCTGCAACTCCCGGCGTATAGGCAAGAGAAAGCTCTGCACTTGTTTCGCAGGGCTTGGTAGAAACAATAGCAACCTTGCCTGGTGTGGGATTTTTATGATAAGAAAGCGCTTTGTCGCGTAAAGACATAAAACCTCCAAAAGTAAAAAATACACTAGGACCGCCTAAGCCTAAAATACAGCGGACCTCATACCGATAAAATCAGGAAGAAACAAGAGAAGACAGAGCTTTTTCAAAAGCATCCTTTGCAGGAAGCACTTTTTGCTTAAGACTGTCCAATCTCTGCTCTACAAAATCCAGATTGAGATTACCTGTAGTACCGGGATACTTGCGCTCCCTTATGGATTCAGAAGGGTCCTTCTCCGCAACTTTATCCAGGTCCAAAGCTACCTTGCGATAAGCATCTCTAAAGCTCATCCCCTCTCTTACAAGCCTGTAAGCCTCATCTGTTGCAAATATTTCCCGGGAGAAACCTTTTTTGAGATTGTCGGGAAAGATTTCAAGGAGAGAGATTGTACGCTCCATAACCCTGACAGAATCAAGCGTAACACCTACGGCTCTCATAAAAGGACCCTTTGTCTCCTGAAAATCCCTGTTATAACCGGATGGAAGAGAACGTATTATTCCCTTAATTTGCATAGAAAAAGAAGCGACAGAGGCGGATTTTGCCCTCATAAGCTCAAGACCATCAGGATTTTGCTTTTGGGGCATTATACTTGAACCAGTACATAGTTCCGGAGGGAGCTTAAAGTATCCAAACTCAGGAAGAGAAAACAAGATAAGATCCTGCGCCATTTTGCTTAGAGTAAGCATAACCTGCTCGCAAAGGTCCGTAAAAATAGACTCAAACTTACCTCTAGAGTTGTTAGCATAAAGCACATTGTTCTGCACAGAAGAAAACCCAAGAAGAGAAGCAGTGTATTCCCTGTCCAGAGGAAGAGGTACTCCGTAACTTGCTGCGGCACCAAGAGGGTTCTGGTCCACAAGAGGATAAAAAGCCCACAAAAGCCTCGCAACATCCGCAAGTTCCTCCGCAAAAGCAGCCATCCAAAGGCCACAGGAAGAAGGCATGGCAATCTGCATATGAGTTCTTCCTGGCATAGGTACATCCGCAAGCTCCTTTGCACGGGAAACAAGCACATCCGTAAGAGAAAATATTACACCAAGGAGTTCAAAAACAGAATGCTTCATAAAAAGTCTTAGAGCCACAAGAACCTGATCGTTTCTGGAGCGGCCTGTATGAATTTTTTTTCCGGCCTCACCTGTTTTATCCACAAGCCAGTTCTCAATAGCAGTGTGTCCGTCTTCATCCTCGGGGCGTATGGAAAACCTGCCGGACTCTATAAGTCCGACAAGCTCACACAGAGCATTCTTGAGCTCAGCAAAATCACTGTCAGGCAGCAATCCTGCTTTATTGAGCATATCCGCATGTGCAAGAGAAGCAAGTGCATCAAAGTATACAAGCTGGGAATCAAGAAGATAATCCTCGCCTACTGTATAACGTTCTATAAGCTTATCCAGAGAATACTGTTTTTGCCAGAGTTTAGCCATATAAACCTCATAAAAAAACGATATACAATAATAACCGTAAAGCCTCTCATATTCCAGACATTGGGAAAGAAAATTTATACACAACCTTGTTTCTTCTCCAGTATAAAAAAACACACAAATGATACAGCAGAGTCTACATACGACAGAAAAGCAAAACAAATAAAACAATTGACACATGTATAAAGCTGACATAAGCTAAAAGGCATGAAGATAGTTATAGTAGGAGCGGGAAGAGTCGGATTTCAGCTTGCAAAGACACTTATAAAAGAAGGTCATGAAATAACTATTATAGAAAAGGATATACACAAAGCAAGACACGCAGCCAATATGCTGGACTGCTTTGTAATCAACGAAGCAGGCAATAACCAAAAGACACTGGACAAAGCGGATGTGGAGCATGCAGATTTTTTTGTAAGCGTTACGGACTCTGATGAGACTAATATAATAGCCTGCGGACTTGCAAAAAGCATATATAAGAAACCCATCACAATAGCACGGGTCAAGAAATTTGAGTATAACAAAAGAGAAATACTTGAGAATTCCATCTTTGGAATAGACTATATAATCAATCCAGATATAGAAACCGCACTTAGAGTAGTACGCTCTATAGAAACTGGAGCACTGAGCCCTATCAACCTCTTTGATACGCTAAGTCTACAAATGCAGGTCATAAAAATACCTACGGGCTCAGACTTTGCAAAAAAGCCGCTTCAGCACTTTAGAGCTGTGTGCGGTAAACTTTTTCTGGTGCCGCTAATCCAGCGTGATGAAGAATACAGTATACCGCGTGGAAGTACTATTCTGGAGGAAAACGACCATCTTTATGTGCTTGCTTCTTCCGGTGACTTTATGGATATATATAGGACACTGGGAATAACTCCGCAAAATATCAGAAAAATAGTGATAATAGGTGGAGGAACAACAGGAGAACATATCATAGAAATGCTAAGCAGCAAAAATCCTGCAAAGAGCATAATAAGAGGCCTGTTAAAACGCTTTGTAAATATCAATAGAT contains:
- a CDS encoding malic enzyme-like NAD(P)-binding protein; translation: MSLRDKALSYHKNPTPGKVAIVSTKPCETSAELSLAYTPGVAEPVKEIADNPDAVFDYTSRGNLVAVVSNGTAILGLGNRGALASKPVMEGKAVLFKRFADVDVFDIEIDSEDPEEIIRTVKLLEPTFGGINLEDIKAPECFYIEKRLIELCDIPVFHDDQHGTAIIATAGLINAAELAEKKLDSLKVVINGAGAAGISCARMFVAAGVKRENLFMCDSKGLIIESRDDLTDEKREFAQSGPARVLADVIKDADVFAGLSVAGVMSQDMVRSMADRPIIFAMANPDPEISYPDALAAREDIIMATGRSDYPNQINNVLGFPFIFRGALDVRARRISERMKMAASLALAELARQPVTDDVRAAYGGAAFSFGPGYIVPKPFDRRVIEYVSVAVAKTACEEGLAGRPINDWEDYRKKLAERIRKNI
- the argH gene encoding argininosuccinate lyase, translated to MAKLWQKQYSLDKLIERYTVGEDYLLDSQLVYFDALASLAHADMLNKAGLLPDSDFAELKNALCELVGLIESGRFSIRPEDEDGHTAIENWLVDKTGEAGKKIHTGRSRNDQVLVALRLFMKHSVFELLGVIFSLTDVLVSRAKELADVPMPGRTHMQIAMPSSCGLWMAAFAEELADVARLLWAFYPLVDQNPLGAAASYGVPLPLDREYTASLLGFSSVQNNVLYANNSRGKFESIFTDLCEQVMLTLSKMAQDLILFSLPEFGYFKLPPELCTGSSIMPQKQNPDGLELMRAKSASVASFSMQIKGIIRSLPSGYNRDFQETKGPFMRAVGVTLDSVRVMERTISLLEIFPDNLKKGFSREIFATDEAYRLVREGMSFRDAYRKVALDLDKVAEKDPSESIRERKYPGTTGNLNLDFVEQRLDSLKQKVLPAKDAFEKALSSLVSS